A part of Rhinoderma darwinii isolate aRhiDar2 chromosome 1, aRhiDar2.hap1, whole genome shotgun sequence genomic DNA contains:
- the SMIM27 gene encoding small integral membrane protein 27 yields the protein MILVSRRALEWLYSLIFLCIVVISWGYVLYATRLAALWQLQQKYPNQILT from the exons ATGATTCTCGTCAGCCGCAGAGCCCTGGAGTGGCTTTACTCACTG ATTTTCCTCTGTATCGTGGTCATCTCTTGGGGCTACGTCTTGTATGCAACAAGACTAGCCGCACTATGGCAGCTGCAGCAAAAATACCCAAATCAGATTTTAACCTGA
- the TOPORS gene encoding E3 ubiquitin-protein ligase Topors yields the protein MREKRSKRRRAGRREETSGTMISPSADDFAVDSGISPKAGTSKLQSQGTPTDASPDSKCPICLDRFDNVSHLDRCLHRFCFRCIQEWAKNKAECPLCKQPFNSIIHSVRAEDDFKEYVLRPTLNGSFGSPDGHRFRYRTTMTRDNYLSLRSLRSSSRRTFSPPDNGVLFEGISNVSSQQRGSDIHQMMRRLATRRQASAEGRSTRQIQEQELINYRRSIYRAGLRVRNIQDGGRYRDISAEFFRRNPACLHRLVPWLKRELTVLFGSHGSLVNIVQHIIMRNVTLYDMESQAFVEDLQPFLLHRTDHFIHEFINFARCPYNIEAYDQHANYDCPAPSYEEGSRSESSVITISPDEVNIREPDVPSSSLDVGQAPWDDETPGPSYTSVDRTISWTADISDEQPSSSIHIASDTKSAAEDVQNPPVRTDECVIVGFVKPLAERTPELVELSSDSEGSICEVKIEQAKKPQIKSFTLIGSSGPSRSSSPLSSLSSEKDTCNSIRKPNTSKEKSHCKTKKEHKPKEAASINVHRFRKDKVHSYNNDSLRCRARSQSSDCYSRSSRNRAYESHSRKNRKNSPRNKKSPAKSRHRSWREKRSRSRDRSSSWRSQTVSLTSESSRERGGSRSTSTNLRRGRSRSRDSDNDYAADNYRSSYQWEYTYYSRNRDRDGYEQSYRKRARAKGHYSRPSSSPEYRVQSYCAKKDLKRKKGTASAKLHQHDRYRSRSRSCSRINTSGGSLECDKPSGKRKYKTRHLERQEKKESTQVVEATQGNTRNYKDDMTETSSNEPKRKKKPRSPSVEIVYEGKAVESSKNHKKKKKKHKKKHRREHPANSSAASPIIITIDSDSDMTMVEDTSSSGKNTAKSDKSHDRDSMQSARSHSPSTSVTGNLTDPVNEALVGPSSKGYDIFSSNGPLDAATGILDGLHFDDSSNEPALPTTSSPVKIDPPHCEEAAMAELPRPEQESATFTEPTSLMEENSRETFAETISDLLEKTVPLVPMGCVWCCSSSPTQAVFCSDIDRTWNLGEHTQRIC from the exons ATGAGAGAGAAGAGGAGCAAGCGCCGGAGAGCGGGGAGGAGAGAGGAGACGTCAGGCACG ATGATCTCACCATCAGCAGATGACTTTGCAGTGGATAGCGGCATTTCACCAAAGGCTGGTACAAGTAAATTGCAAAGCCAAGGAACTCCAACCGATGCCTCTCCTGACTCTAAGTGCCCCATATGCTTGGATCGGTTTGATAATGTGTCCCACCTTGACCGATGCCTGCACAGATTTTGCTTTCGCTGCATCcaagaatgggcaaagaacaaagCTGAGTGTCCACTATGCAAGCAGCCATTTAATTCTATTATTCATAGTGTTCGTGCAGAAGATGACTTCAAAGAGTATGTCTTGAGGCCCACATTGAATGGCTCATTTGGAAGTCCTGATGGACACCGGTTTCGGTATCGCACCACTATGACACGGGACAATTATTTATCCCTGCGATCATTAAGGTCCTCTTCTCGAAGAACGTTTTCCCCTCCAGACAATGGTGTTCTTTTTGAGGGGATTTCAAATGTGTCATCGCAGCAGAGAGGTAGTGATATTCATCAGATGATGCGACGGCTGGCCACTAGACGGCAAGCCAGTGCCGAGGGCCGATCTACGAGACAGATTCAAGAGCAGGAGCTCATAAACTACAGAAGATCAATTTATCGTGCTGGATTACGTGTCCGAAACATCCAAGATGGAGGTCGCTACCGTGATATATCGGCTGAATTTTTCCGCAGAAATCCTGCATGCCTTCACCGGTTGGTGCCCTGGCTAAAACGGGAGTTGACGGTATTGTTTGGCTCTCATGGCTCCCTTGTGAACATTGTACAACACATCATTATGAGGAATGTGACACTGTATGACATGGAAAGTCAGGCTTTTGTAGAGGATTTGCAGCCTTTCCTACTTCACCGTACTGATCATTTCATACATGAATTTATCAACTTTGCACGTTGTCCTTACAATATTGAAGCTTATGATCAGCATGCTAATTATGATTGTCCAGCTCCTTCATATGAAGAAGGAAGCCGATCAGAGTCCTCCGTTATTACAATATCGCCTGACGAAGTAAATATTAGAGAGCCAGATGTGCCATCATCTTCTCTTGATGTTGGACAAGCTCCTTGGGATGATGAGACGCCGGGTCCTTCTTACACCTCTGTCGACCGGACAATATCTTGGACAGCAGACATCTCCGATGAACAGCCGTCCAGTAGTATACACATTGCCAGTGATACAAAAAGTGCAGCTGAAGATGTGCAGAACCCGCCTGTTAGAACAGATGAGTGCGTTATAGTAGGCTTTGTTAAACCTCTGGCAGAAAGAACCCCAGAACTTGTTGAACTGTCTTCTGATTCGGAAGGTTCTATTTGTGAAGTAAAGATTGAGCAGGCCAAAAAACCTCAAATCAAGTCATTTACCTTAATTGGCAGTAGTGGGCCAAGTAGGTCGTCCTCTCCTTTATCATCACTCTCAAGTGAGAAAGATACATGTAACTCTATCCGTAAACCTAATACGTCAAAAGAAAAATCCCACTGTAAAACAAAGAAGGAACACAAGCCAAAGGAAGCCGCCTCTATAAATGTCCATAGATTTAGAAAAGATAAAGTACATTCATACAACAATGATTCCTTGAGATGTAGGGCACGATCGCAAAGCTCAGATTGTTATTCCCGTTCATCTCGCAATAGGGCTTATGAGAGTCACAGCAGAAAGAACCGCAAAAACAGCCCAAGAAATAAAAAATCTCCAGCTAAGAGCCGTCACAGGAGTTGGAGAGAAAAAAGATCCAGGTCTAGAGACCGGAGTTCATCATGGCGAAGCCAGACTGTGTCATTGACTAGCGAAAGCTCAAGAGAAAGAGGTGGTTCTCGCTCTACAAGTACAAACCTTAGAAGAGGGCGATCACGGAGTCGTGATAGTGACAATGACTATGCAGCAGACAACTATCGAAGTAGTTATCAATGGGAGTACACTTACTACAGCAGAAACCGAGACCGAGATGGCTATGAGCAATCCTATAGGAAACGTGCACGTGCTAAAGGTCATTATTCTAGACCTTCTTCCAGTCCAGAGTACCGTGTTCAgtcttattgtgcaaaaaaagatttgaaaagaaaaaagggCACCGCTTCTGCCAAACTGCATCAGCATGATAGATATCGCTCGAGAAGTCGTTCATGTAGTAGAATAAATACATCTGGGGGAAGCCTTGAGTGTGACAAACCTAGTGGAAAGAGAAAGTACAAAACTCGCCATTTGGAGAGGCAAGAGAAAAAAGAAAGCACCCAGGTAGTGGAGGCTACGCAAGGAAACACAAGAAACTACAAGGATGATATGACTGAAACATCTTCAAATGAGCCAAAGCGGAAGAAAAAACCACGAAGCCCTAGCGTTGAAATAGTATATGAAGGAAAAGCGGTGGAGAGCTCAAAGAACcacaagaagaaaaagaagaagcacAAGAAGAAGCATAGACGTGAACATCCTGCCAACTCCTCAGCTGCTTCTCCCATTATTATTACAATCGATAGTGACAGTGATATGACAATGGTAGAGGACACTTCTTCCAGTGGCAAAAATACTGCCAAGTCTGATAAAAGTCATGATCGGGACTCCATGCAGTCAGCACGCAGCCATTCACCATCTACCTCTGTCACAGGAAACCTCACAGATCCAGTTAATGAAGCACTTGTGGGTCCCTCATCCAAAGGCTATGATATCTTTTCTAGCAATGGACCTTTGGATGCTGCCACAGGCATACTTGATGGTTTACATTTTGATGATAGCTCCAATGAGCCAGCTCTTCCAACCACCAGTAGCCCAGTAAAAATAGACCCTCCACATTGTGAGGAAGCAGCCATGGCTGAATTGCCTCGGCCAGAACAGGAGAGTGCAACGTTCACAGAACCTACTTCATTAATGGAGGAAAACTCTCGAGAAACATTTGCTGAGACCATCAGTGATTTACTGGAAA AAACCGTACCACTCGTGccaatgggctgtgtctggtgttgcagctcaTCCCCTACACAAGCTGTTTTCTGCTCAGACATT GATAGAACATGGAACCTGGGAGAACACACACAGCGGATTTGTTAG